In Candidatus Schekmanbacteria bacterium, the genomic window TTGGAAAAAAGGATGAACTGAAATTTGTTATTGCTGATAGAGAAGATTATGAGTGGGCAACGAATTTTATTGAAAAAAATAAAGCCAGTAATTTATGCAAGATACTTTACTCTCCTATAATCGATAAAATGGATATGTCAAAATTAGTCCAATGGATATTAGATGATAAATTGAATGTGAGGTTTCAAATACAGCTTCATAAAATTATTTGGAAAAAGGGAAAAAGAGGTGTCTAATGCACAATAAGAGAGATGAAAAAGCAGTTGTCCTATTGAGTGGAGGATTGGATTCTGCTACAGTTGCAGCTATTGCCAAAGATGAAGGTTATGATATTTATGCATTAACTTTTTTGTATGGGCAAATGCATAGCATTGAAATTGAATCGGCAAAAAAGATTGCAGCCTTTTTAGATGTTGAAAATCATATGATTATAGAATTGCCCCTTGGTAGCTTTGCAAACTCAAGCCTAACAGGCGTCGGTAAAATCCCTATGGGTAGAAATATGAATGAAATCAGTTCAGGGATTCCTTCCACATATGTACCGGGGAGAAATATTATTTTTCTTTCTTATGCAGTAAGTTATGCAGAGTCGATTGGCGCAAACAATGTGTTTATAGGAGTCAATAGCATCGATTTTAGCGGATATCCTGACTGTAGACAGGAATTCATTGATGCTTTCCAAAAGGCGGTTGATACAGGGACGAAAGCAGGTGTAGAAGGCAAAAAAGGAATCCGAATAAGGGCTCCTTTGATAAACTTGAGCAAAAGAGAAATTATTGAAAAAGGATTGTCTCTTAATCTTGATTA contains:
- the queC gene encoding 7-cyano-7-deazaguanine synthase QueC, yielding MHNKRDEKAVVLLSGGLDSATVAAIAKDEGYDIYALTFLYGQMHSIEIESAKKIAAFLDVENHMIIELPLGSFANSSLTGVGKIPMGRNMNEISSGIPSTYVPGRNIIFLSYAVSYAESIGANNVFIGVNSIDFSGYPDCRQEFIDAFQKAVDTGTKAGVEGKKGIRIRAPLINLSKREIIEKGLSLNLDYSLTHSCYSPKENGMPCGKCDSCIIRSNAFKEIGIDDPLIMLFS